In the genome of Natronomonas salina, the window CTCCTGGTGACTCTCTGGACCGCGTATATCTGGGTGTACGCGCTCAAGCACGGACGTGGCCTGACGCGTCGCGCAGCAACGATCACCATCGGTGTCCCGATCGGGATTCAGTTGTTCCTCTGGATCGCTCTTCAGCTGTTCTATCCACCGATTTGACGTAGATCCACCGACCGAGACGCGCTCATACCACCTCGGTGAGAAATCGAAACTGCAGGGGGTGGGGTGTAGCCGACGAGCCTTCCCGACCAAAGGGATCAAAGCCAACCACTCGACGACTACATTCGAGGATTCGATGGATGGCTTGTTAAATATCGATCTCAGTACGGTCCTCGAAAACTGATAGTGGTCTCGAATTACCACCTCTGCGCTTAGCTCCAGGGCTTCAGACGCCCATAGAGCATCCTGGTGTAGCAAACTGGGCAGCAATCGACTGGCCGCTCGTAATAACAGCCCGGTTGTTCAGCCGGATAATGATTCATGGTATCGAATAACACTATCTATGGTATTGAATCGCTTCCCCAATAGATTAGGACCACTATCTACGGGCATCTCTTGACGGCTACCCAACAACTGTCGACAGTTGTCGCGTCTCAGAGAGTGCTGTTTGGAGAGGGTTCCTCGTCTGATTCCATCTGTGAGAATGGTAGACGCTGTGCCGACAGAGCGGATGCAGAGCTGGTACTAGCGGACTAAATTGCTGAGGGAGACCTCGGGGTTATCAGTGATCGGATTAGAACAGGAGATATGGACGTCTCTAAGCATCCCTCTACCCAATCTCCGCGTCGGAAATCAACGCTCTTCTGCGCTGATTGTGGCCACGAAAACCCTATCGAAGGAGATTGGATCCTCAGAGAGAATGGCAATTCAACTGACTACGAATGCCCTGAGTGTGAGCTGATTATTACCACGCGACGACACCCCGTCAGAGCTGCAGCCTCCTCAAATCAACTTCTTTCTCAGTCACCGTGTGACTGAGGTAAATACTTCCACGTCGATTTGGACAATACCACCTCTAAAGCCCTCAGGTCGCTCGGCGATATATCCTCTTAGATCGGAGAGGGGTCGCCGAGGCCACTAGATGAACGCGAGCCCGCTCGCCCTTTCAGCCCGCTAAGAATGTATCCTCGACCCTAGCAAAACCGGGGTGGAAGCCAGAATCCGGTCGGCTCGCTCCAGGGGCTCCTCGTCGGCCAGTGCCCGCTCGACGGCCGCCAGCCGCCGTTCGAGGGAGTCGCGGTCGGGGTCGAGGTCGCTGGGAGGCACGGCTTGGGGTGGCCGCGGGATACGATATAAACCCCGGCCCGGGAAGCAGTCCCGTCGAGCGAGTTGCTGACGTCGCTGCTAAAACAGAGACGTCCAGACCGCGCCGGTCAGTCCACGAGGTCGGACATCGTCACGACGTCGACGTCGGCGTCGTCGATGTACTCCAGCAGCTCGCGGTAGTCGTCTTCGGAGATGTCGAAGTCCTCGCCGTTGTCGCCGATGGAGTGCCACATCGGGGCGACCAGCTGGTTGTACTTCTCGGCGAGGTCCACGGAGTTCTTGACGGCCTCGACGCTCGTGCCGTCGATGCGACCGACCGCGTGGGGGTCGTTCACCGGGAGGCCGACGTTGCCGCCGCCGTAGCTGATCGATCCCGCGTGGTACTCCCGGAGGAGCTCCATGTTCGTCGCGTCGCGGATGTTCCCTGGGGCGATGTGGTACTTCGCACCGTCTTCGAAGCCGCGGGTCTCCAGCCAGTTTATCGATTTCTCGATGATGTCGCGCTGTTCCGTCTCGGTCCAGTTCTCCTCGGTCAGCACCGCGCTGCCGTTGTTCTCCGGGTGCGGGTGGGAGACGATGTCCCAGCCGCTGGAGTTCATCTCGCGCAGTTCGCTGACGTCGAGTCGGGAACTCGCGCCGACGGCGTGGGTGATGACCCCGTCGACGCCCGGGAACCCGAACTCCTCCATGATGTCGAAGGCGCGGGTATGCGTGTGGTGGCAGTCGTCCCAGGTGAGCATGACCTTGCCCGTATCGGGGGCGTCGTGGACGCGAATCTCGTCGATGGCCATGTCGATGGCCTGCCCCTGGCTGCGCTGGCGACCGATCAGACGAAGCTCGTAGACCTCGCCGAGGTCCGGATCCCCGCGCTCGCCGGTCGCCCCCATGTCGAGGGTCATCCAGTGGTTCGTCGGCCCGGTGTGCGTCCGGTTGAGCCGGAGGACGTTCCCCTGGTCGGGCGCGACCGGCTGGACCTCTAGGCGATGGATCTGGGGGTTCTTCGCCCGGAACGACACCGAGAGGGTCTTCCCGCGGAGGTCGACCGGTTCCGAGAACGCTTTGACGGCCCCGACGTAGGGTTCCGCCTCGTCGGCGAGCAGCCGGATACCTCCCTCGCCGTTCTTGACGTCGTTCGTCGCTTCGAAGGACCCGTACGTGTCGAGGTCGTACCAGTCGTCGACGCCGTCTTCGAAGTCGATCAGTAGCTCTCCATCCTCACCCTCCTCGCCGTCGTCCGTCGGCGTCGGCTCGTCGGTCTGTGGGACCGTGTCGTTCCCGTCGTCCGGGTTCTCGTCTCCGGTTCCGAGGTAGCGGTCGAGATCGCCCACACACCCCGCGAGACCGAGCGCGAGTCCGGTTGTGCCTGCACCTTTCAGGAATCGACGGCGGTTCTGCCCCGTCATAGTAACTGGGTCGTCACTTCCTGGCGTCTTTATTATCAATTGGTTAAGCACCGTTCCAGGCGGTATGGGGTCGATTCTAGGGAACTCGGCACGGATTCGACGAGCGGCCCGCTAATCGTCGGCCAGGCGTTCGATCGGCTAGTTATTCCTTACTTAACTGGTCATTAACGGGTCAATACCGGGTTGTTGGTGGCACCGCATCAACGCCGTCGCGACGGCGCTGCACGCCGGGATGACCGTCGACGAGGCCGACGACCTCGACTTCGGCTACTCGCCGCCGTTCGGCCAGGTCTGGGACCCTGTGCTCACCGCTGTCAAGGTGCTGAGCAGCGACCTCGAGTAAACGTTTCCGGGCGCCTACGCGTCGTGCTGGGGAAGGCGGACGACGGAGAGCCAGAACTCCTCGAGGGTGCGGACCGTCTCGATGAACTCGTCGGGGTCGACCGGCTTCGTGAGGTAGGCGTTCGCGTTGCAGTCGTAGAGCTTCGCGACGTCCTCCTCGGCGGCCGAACTCGTGAGGACGATGACCGGGATGTGGTCGAGTTCGGGGTCCGCTTTCATCTCCTCGAGGACCTCGTCGCCGTTCTTCCGCGGGAGGTTCAGATCGAGGAGGACGATGTCCGGCCGCGGCGCGTCGGCGTACTCGCCGGTCTGCTCAAGGAACTTCATCGCCTCGACGCCGTCGGTGGCGACGTGGATCGTCGTCTGGATGCGCCCCTCGCGGAACGCCTCCTGGGTGAGCCGGACGTCGCCGGGGTTGTCCTCGACGAGCAGGACGTCCGCGGGCTCGCCCCGCCTATTACTCATCCCGATCACCGACCGGTGGTCCGGTCGCGGCTCGCCCTCCGGTTTCGATACGGGACACCCACCGACGTCCGTTCGCGCTGACCTCTCGCAGACGGGTACCACCGGCGACCGACGCACCCGTCGCTGCAGAGGAGCCCATATACTCGATGACAGGTGAACCAGCGGTAAGTCACTTTGGAACGACGAGGTTTTGACGACGACGGGGTCGATCGGCCCTCGTTCTCCCGCTAGCGACCCCGAACCCGCTACGTCGCGACGATTACGGCCGCCTCGACGACCGTGGTCACGACGAACAGCGCGACGACGGCGGCGGTCGCGATTACGGACGGCGACCGGCCGCGGGCGGTCGCGTACCGCACCGCGCCGGCGCCGATCGCGACCGAGAGGACGAGCAGCCAGCCGAACAGCGCCGCCCAGACGCCCACGGAGAACGGCTGGACCGCCGCGAGGTACCAGCCCGGCAGCCCCGGGTAGTAGACGTCCGGGTACAGCAGCGCGACGGTCTCGTAGCGGCGGTAGGGTAGTTCGGCCGCGAGCGCGCCGTCGAGGTACTGGACGCCGCCCCACCACACGAGCAGCAGTGCCAGCGCGACCACTGACGCCGAGACCATGGACCGCCGGGAGGACGCTGTCATACGTGGATCGAGGGCGACGGGCGGGTTTACGATAGCGCCCGTCGCCGACGACACCCGGTGACTGGGGTGCTGTGGGCTGTCCACCTCGAGCTACTGCCAGTTCGGAGACCGAGATTTATGTCGAACGGGGCGAACCAGGAGGTATGACGGACGACGACGTCGCGCGGTTCCTCGCCGATTCCCCCGACCGCCGGCGGGTGCTGACGCGCCTCGCCGACGAGCCGGGGACGCCCGCGGAACTGGCGTCGGCGCTGCCGCTCTCCCGGCGGAGCGTCCAGCGGCACCTCGGCCAGTTCGCCGACCGCGACTGGGTCGCCAAGCGCGACGGCGCCTACCACCTGACCACGACCGGCGAACTCGTCGTCGCCGAGCACACGGCCTACCTCGAGGCGCTCCAGGGGATCGACGACCACGGCGACGTCTATCGCCACCTCCCGGACGCCGACCACGCCCCCGACCCCCGGTGGCTCGACGACGCGACCGTCACCCGTGCGTCGACCGAGGCCCCGCAGGCGCCGGTCCACAGCTACCTCGACAGCGTCCGCGACTTCGAGACCGACCGGGTCCGGATGATCTCGCCCGTGTTGAGTCGGCTGTTCCACGACGTCCACGCCGACCTGGCGCTGGAGGGGACTCACACGGAACTGGTGTTGTCGGCGGCGACGATCGACCGCGCGCGGGAGCTGAACCCCACCGAGTTCGAGATCGTCGTCAGCGTCGGCGTCCTCGACCTCTACCGCCACCCCGACGACGTCGCCTTTCGGACTCACGCTCGGCGCCGACCGCGTCCTGCTGGGCGCCTACGACGCCGAGGGGCGGCTGCAGGCCTGCATCGAGTCGACTGTTCCCGCGTTCTACCGGTGGGGAGAGGGGCTGTTCGAGCAGTACCGCGACGCGTCCGAACCGGTCGACCCGCCACTGTCGCTGCCGTTCGACCTCGGCTCCGGGGGGTGACGACTGCCAACCTCGGTATCCCCCGGAGGGGTGGCCGGTCGGACAACGGGTGGCACAGCGGACGACAGCTCTCGTAAACAGCCCTGCAGCCTGATGGTCGTCGCCTACGCGCTCGTCGACCCGCTGGAACCGTTCCTCGCGCCGGACGGTCCCGTGATACGGCTGCTGTTCGTCGGCGGGCCGCTCGTCGCCTACTATCTGTTCGCGGTCGCCCTGACGTGGCTCGAGCGTCGGCTCGCGGCGTTCGGACGGCCCTCCGAGACGCCGGACACGCGCAACACGAACTGAGTGGGGCTACGTCGGGCCGATGCCGTGGCGGTCGATGCTGCGGGCGATGGTCGCCGCGACCTCCTCGGGCGGGTGGCGTCGCTCCGGCCGCTTCGGGACCACCGCCGGCTGGATGGCGCCGTGGACCGCGTCCACGCCGGCCGCCCGGGCGGTCGCGTCGACGCGACACCAGCAGAGCGGCGCCTCGGGCATCGAATCGAGGCCCTCCCGCTGGACGTACCGCTCGACGGCCTCCATCGACCCGGGGCCGAGCGCCGCGGTCTGGTAGGAGTCGGTCGCCGAATCGAACTCGGCGGCTGGGTGGCGGGTCTCCTCGTCGGTGACGAGGACCCGCGTGGCGACGTGGTCGGCGATCGCGAGGCGAATCGCCTCCGGGAGTTCGGACGGCGGCGGGCCGCTGAAGATCGGCGCCAGCGGCAGGTCGCCGCTCGTCCGAAGCAGCCGCTGGAAGAGGTCGCCCTCGCCGGCCAGCAGGTCGTCGAAGCCGTCCAGGACGAGCGGGAACATCGAGGAGGCCGGCGGGGCGAAGGCGGCGACCTCCTGGAGGCGACAGCACAGCGCCGCGACGAGGACGTGCGTCCGCAACTGCGCCGTCCGGTCGGTCTTCCTGGCGGGTGGCCGGTCCTCGCCCGTCGGTTCGAGCGCTTCGCCGGTGACGATCACGATGTCGTTCTCCAGCAGCGCCCGGCCGATGTCGTAGGAGCCGTCGCCGACGAGCAGGTCCTCGGGGTGGGCGTCGCCGAGCTGTTCGAGCAGCCAGGCGGCGTCGATCGAGGGGTCCCTCGCGCGGTCGAGGGGGCCGTCCATGGCGTGCTTGGCGACCGCCAGCGCCTGCCGGCCGCGCTCGTCGGCGTCCTCGAGGGCGACGGCCAGGTCGTCGAGCCCCTTCGACTCCAGGGCCTTGCCCACGTCGGCGTACCCGACGTCGTCGCGGAGGAAGACCGCCGGGAGGACCGAGGAGAGCACGCGGGCGACGTTCCAGTCGAACTCCGGCGCCTCGGAGAAGGCGTCGAGGTAGGCGTTGACCCGCGCGTTCACGGGGTCCAGCTCGAAGGTCGCGGGGTCCGGCACCGGCGCGTCGAAGGCGTCGATCGTGACCCGCCGGTCCTCGGGGACGACGAGGTCCCTCGCGACCCGCGAGCGGTCGACGTCGATCCAGACGACGTCGTCGAGGCGGTCGGCCGGCAGCCGCGCCAGGAGTTCCCGCGGCGCCGTCCCGCCCGGGTGGACGTAGCAGAACCCGTAGCCCGCCTCGGCCCACTGCACGCACCAGGAGTCCAGCAGCGCCCCCTGCAGCCCCGGGTCCGTCCCCTCGACGTAGCAGCCGGCCCCCAGGTCGCCGTCCGGAAGGGAGATCGACGCGGACGGGTCCGCCGGGTCGGGGCCGATCCGCGTCGCGTCGACGCCGCGGTGGACCATCTCGCTGGAGCGTGGCATTCTACTAGGCCGGTTGGCAGTTCCCTCGTTAGTCCCTTCTGGCCAGTTACTTAGGCGGCTGTGATGGGCGTTCACACGGTCCAGAACGGCTTTTTCGGGTCACTCGTCGCCGCAGAAAAAGCGTCAGTTGACGGCCGCGGTCCGAGGCAGCGAGCGCACGGTACCACCACCAGGAGGCCACTTCGGGGCGCTACGCCGCATCCCCCTGGTTGCCATCAGCTCCCTCGGTTCCGACCGGCTCAGTCCCGACGCATCACGCACTCGCAGCTCGGACACCGCAGTTCGCTCCCCGATACCTCGAGGTCGGAATCCGATCCGGTCCAGCCGCACTCCGGGCACAGCGAGATGTTCTGAGACATGTCCGGTCGACCTAGCCGCGCATCTCGTAAGTGCGTAGTTGCCACCTGTTGGGTCCGTACCTGTCGATTCTCTCGCCAGCCGAGCGGGTCCGGCCGCGGTCGGAATAAACGGCTCCCGGATAGCCGGCGGCGGGCCTAATAGGATGGGGCCACTCTCGGGAACCATGAGCCAGGATGGCAAACCACGTAGCCGCCCGGTCGGCGGGGACGACCCACCGTCCACGCCCGACCGCACGGCGACGGACGGGGAGTCGGCCGTCGACGAGACGCTGCCGCTGCCGCCCTATCCGCCGAACCTCGGCCACCCGCGGCTGCACTTCCTCCACCAGATGCGTGACGTCTACGACTTCGGCGAGAAGGCGCTGCTGACCCGCGACGTAATCCGGACGCGCCTCCCCGGCGAGGGCGACGTCTACACGCTCGCCCACCCGGAGCACGCCAAGCGGGTGCTGTTGACCCAGCGGGAGGCCTTCGAGAAGTCCGACGACTTCTCCATCGCCTTCGGCGAGGGCCTGCTGACCGTCGAGGGCGAGGAGTGGCGCCAACAGCGCGACCTCCTCCAGCCGCTGTTCGCCCGCGACAGCGTGATGGACTACGCCGACGGGATGGTCGCCCAGATCCGCCGGCGGAGCGACCGCTGGAGCGACGGCGACCGATTCGACCTGCAGGCCGAACTCACCGACATGACCCTGGACGTGCTGTTCGCGACGGTCCTCGGCCGGGAGCTGGCACTCGACGGCGACCACCGAATCCGCCGGGCCGCCGAGCGCCTCCACGACTGGTTCGTCCCGACCTCGTACCTGCTGCCGCGGTGGGTGCCGACGCCCGCCCGCCGCCGGTTCCGGGCCGGGAAGGCGACCCTCCAGCGTGAGGCCCAGCGCCTCCTGGAGGAGAAGGCGGGTGACGCGCCGACCGACCCCGCCGAGGCCGAGGACCTCCTCTCGTTGCTCGTGGGGCTCCGCGAGGCCGGCGTCACCGACTCGGGGATGCTCTCCGACGAGCGGCTCCGCGACCAGATGGTGACGATCATCTTCGCGGGCCACGACACCACCACGACGTCGCTGACGTTCGCCTTCTGGGCGCTGGCGAACGACCCCGAGGTCCGCGAGCGGTTCCACGCCGAGGTCGACGCCCTCGACGGTCCGCCGACGCTCGACGACGTCGACGAGCTCCCGGTGACCGAGCGGGTGATCACCGAGACGCTCCGCATGTTCCCGCCGGTCTACTCGCTGCCGCGGCGCTCGACGAAGACGACGGTCTTCGACGGGTACCGCGTGCCGGCGGAGAGCCGGGTCATCCTGCCGATCCGCGCCATCCAGCGGGACGCCCGGTTCTTCGACGATCCCGACGTCTTCCGGCCCGAGCGCTGGGACGGCGACCTCCGCGGTGAGCTCCACGACTTCGCGTACGCGCCGTTCGGCGGCGGGCCGCGGATCTGCATCGGCCGGGAGTTCGCGCTGCTGGAGGCGAAGCTGGCGCTGGCGACCATCGGCCGCGAGTACGACCTCTACTGGCTCGGCGAGAACGACCCGGACGGCGAGCCGCCCGTCTCCCCGGAGATGACGACGCGGATGGAGACGGGACAGGAGTTCGTCGTCGTCGAGCGGTAGGCGAATCGGTCGCCACCCCTCAGATCCCCGCGGGGTCCGGACGCCTGCCCCCGACGGCGAACCGACCCGGTACACGCAAGCCCCACCCTTCTCCGGGTGGCACTCCAAGGTACAACCAATCCACGCCAGGCGCCCACCGTCCACGAACCAGACCGAGTTGCGCCGCGCGTGCCGCCGGTGTCGGGCCGTCGGGTCGGCGACTGCCACGAGGTGGAGTCCGCGAGCGAGAGTACGACCGCGAGTGTGCAGGCGTCCGCGCCCGACAGACGGGCTGCGTCGTTTCGAACCAGCAGCGAGTCAGGAAGTCGCGACCGGTGACCACCGATGTCAACACAGCCACGACCCCACGACCTCGAGCCCGGTACCGTCGTTCGAGTCGCCTACCACACCCGGAAACAGACGTACAACCTCGAGGGCGTCGTCACGGACGACCCGTCGGACGCCCCCGGCACGATGGTCCGCTTCGAGGCGGACCCCTACGCTCCGGTGACGACCGCCCGCGTCTACGAGACCCACGAAGCGTGGCTCGACGTCCGGCTACGGGACGGACGCGAGGCCGCGTTGCCGAACGGCTTCATCCGCGAGCGAATCCACGCCCCCGGAGCGACCGAGCGCGAACGACAGCCCGCCTGAGTCCCGCCCGCGAACTTCCTCGGCATTCATTCTGACCACCGCTACCCCCCGTCCAGCTACCCGTTCGACGTCACGACTTCGGTCGGCGAGCGCCTGTCGAGACGTGCATTAGCTTGCAGGGTGGCGCGTCGATCGGTGCCGCACCCCGGCCCGAACCGGGCACCACACCTACTGCGTTAATACCTCGCACGACGTAGGTGCAGCATGAAGTGCAACCACTGCGGTGGCGACGGCGCCGAACGGATGGAGATACGGTACGACAGCGGGGCCGCGATGATCACGTACCTCTGCGGCGACTGTGCGGCCGTAGCGGTCGACGACGGCGAGATCGAGTCGCTCGTCCCCGCCGGCTAGTACCCATCGGTCGTCGATTCCGGCTCCGTCCCCGTCGTCCCTGTCAGCCGTCGACGCACCCTCGCAGGTCGGAGGCGCCGCTGGAGGCGTCGGTACGCCGGCTGCAGAAACGCGGTACAGATCGCCAGTGGCGGCGTCGGCCGGGCTCTACACTAGGCTCGCGCCGTCGAAGTCGCTGCGGTCGGTCTCGATCTCCAGCAGATCGAGGACGGTCGGCGCGATGTCGTAGAGGTCGGCGTCGGAGATCGACGCGTCGTCGTCGTCGACGAACAGGCAGGCGTTGTCGAAGCTGTGCATCCCGTTGCGGGGGCCCTTGGCGAACACCTCGTCGCCGCCCTTGAAGCCGGACTTGAGGTCGAAGCCGTGGTTCGGGATGACGACGAGGTCCGGCGCGATGTCGTCGTGGTCGCCGCGGAACGCGTCCTCCTTCGTGACGACGCGGTCGGCGACCTTCCGGCCGTCGGGCCCCTCCATCGCCTCGAGTTCGGCCTTGAGTTCGGCGCGGACCTCCTCGTACTCCTCCTCGGGGACGGACCCACGGGGTTCGCGGCCCTCGAGGTTGACGTAGAAGCGGCCGGGGATGAGCGAGTACGCGCGCGTGTCGTCGCTGATGTCGCCGAGGCTGTCGTGGTCGTCGTCCTCGTAGGAGAGCCAGCCGTTCTCCTCGAGCCAGACGTTGCACTTGACCTCGTGGTCGAGCTGCGTGAACCCGTGGTCGGAGGCGACGACCATCGTCGTCTCGTCGTCGAGCAGGTCCCGGAGCTCCCCGAGGTAGCGGTCGACCTTCCGGTAGAACTCGAGGAACTCCTCCTTGTACTCGCCGTCCTGGACGTAGTCCTTGAACAGGAAGTGGTTGACCCGGTCGGTCGTCATGAAGACGCCGAAGAAGAGGTTCCAGTCGTCCTCCTCGATGTAGTGTTTGAACGCCTCGAAGCGGGCGTCCAGCGTCTCGTGGGCGTCCTCGATGAAGTCGGACTTGTCGTCGGCGTGGCCGAGCTTGGCGTTGACGTCGATCTTGTAGTCGAGGCCCTCGAGGGTCTCGCGCAGTTCGTCGGGGTAGGCGGCCTTCTCGACGCCGGGCGAGAGGAAGCCGCTGACCATCCGCTGGACGTCGCGGTCCGGCGGGAACGTGACGGGCACGTTCATCACCGTCGCCTCGCGGCCGGCGTCGCTGACGCGGGTCCACAGCCGCGTCGCCTGGACGTCCCGGCCCATCGGGACGTACGTGTCGTAGCTGCCGACCTCGCGGTCCTGGAAGCCGTAGACGCCGGTCTCGCCGGGGTTGACGCCCGTGGTCAGCGCGGGCCAGCAGGCCGACGACTCCGGCGGCACGATGGAGTCGATGGTGCCGCCGGCGCCCTCGCTGCCCATCGCGTTGAGGTTCGGAAACGTCTCCTCGTTGTCGGCGACCAGCGAGTACGGCACGCCGTCGATCCCGAAGAAGGCGACCCGCGGCCCTTCACCGCCGCGAAGCCGATCGAAGAGTCCCATATCGCCGTGGTGGGCCGTCGGCTACAAGAACTTTCGTTTCTCCCGGCAAACGCGACGCCACTCCGCGAAAGCGGCAAACCCCTCGCCGACTACGACTCCTCGGCGTCGGCGTCCTCGTCCTCGCCGGTCGACCCGGCATCGAAGTTCTCCGGAACGACGGTCAGGTGCTTGACGCCCATCGTGGTTCGTCGGTCGGCGCTCATGTCTACGACGTGGGCTCGCGGACCCATATATCGTTCCATAGCCACGATGTATCCCGCGCATATAGAGTATGCCTTCCGGACATTCGGGGCCGGTAGAGTCGGTGTAGGGGACTGCTCCTTGCCGTATTATTCGAACCAATCGACTTCGATGTTGTATGCATTCAGGTAATCATACTCGGGTTTCGAGACTCGATATCGTCTGGAGCGTTTTCCGCATCGGTGTGCTATTAGATGGCATGACCGAGCCCAACGTCGGCGGTCTCGATCGCATCGCCCGGGTCGGCGTCGGCGCCATCCTCGCGGTCGTCGGGTTCTCGTTGCTGCTGGCGGGGCCGCTACCGCTGTACTACGGGGCCGCCGTCCTGCTGGCCGCGGTCGTGTTACTGACGACCGCCGCGACGCAGCGCTGCCTGCTGAACGAGGCGCTGGGACGGAACACCTGCGAACGGCCGACAGCAGCCGAGTAAACTACTTCTCGAGCGCCACTGCTGCCGTCGTCCGGTCTCGGGCCGTGCGAATATCGCGGAGAAGGGGTGTGGTCGGTCGCGTTACTGGAAGTGCTCTTCGTAGAGGTCCTGGGAGTGCTCGATGGCGTCGTAGGCGGCCTGCCGGTCCTCCCAGCCCTGCGTCTCGACCTCCTTGCCCTCCTCGAGGTTCTTGTAGGTCTCGAAGAACTCCTCGATCTCGTCGAGTTGCTGCTGGGTGATGTCCTCGAGGTCCTCGATGTGGTCGTAGCGGGGGTCCTCGGTCGGGACGGCGATGACCTTGTCGTCCTGCTCGCCGTCGTCGTCCATCTTCATCAGCGCGACCGGGCGGGCCTCGACGACGCAGCCGGGGAACGTCTGGTCCTCGACGAGGACGAGCACGTCGAAGGGGTCCTCGTCGTCGTAGTACGACTGCGGGATGAAGCCGTAGTCGGAGGGGTAGTGGACGTTCGAGTGGAGCACCCGGTCGAGGACGACACCGGGGATGTCCTTGTCGTACTCGTACTTGTTGCGCTCGCCCTTCAGGCACTCGACGACCGCGTAGATCTCTTCGGGCGGGTTCGGTCCCGTCTCCAGGTCTTCCCACAGGTTCGCTCCAGCCATATCTGGACGTGCGTCTGACCGCCGCAAAGAGCTTTCGACACGCGGTCGCCGCCGCCGCGCGCCCGAGGGGGATTCTGACCCTCTGACGCCCACGTATTCGGCCGAAATCGGTTGGCAGCGGCGTCTTCCTCCCGTATTCATAGATGTTTGATAAATGTTAAGTGGGTTCCCGACATGTTGACGGGTATGTCAGAGGCGCAGACAGCCAGCCCCGACCCGGGAGTGTCCAGGGAGCTCACGGCGTTCCAGCAGAACATCCTCACCATCCTCGCCGAGGAACCGCGGTACGGCCTCGCCATCAAGCGCGAACTCGAGGCCTACTACGGCGACGAAGTGAACCACGGTCGGCTCTACCCCAACCTCGAC includes:
- a CDS encoding alkaline phosphatase family protein encodes the protein MGLFDRLRGGEGPRVAFFGIDGVPYSLVADNEETFPNLNAMGSEGAGGTIDSIVPPESSACWPALTTGVNPGETGVYGFQDREVGSYDTYVPMGRDVQATRLWTRVSDAGREATVMNVPVTFPPDRDVQRMVSGFLSPGVEKAAYPDELRETLEGLDYKIDVNAKLGHADDKSDFIEDAHETLDARFEAFKHYIEEDDWNLFFGVFMTTDRVNHFLFKDYVQDGEYKEEFLEFYRKVDRYLGELRDLLDDETTMVVASDHGFTQLDHEVKCNVWLEENGWLSYEDDDHDSLGDISDDTRAYSLIPGRFYVNLEGREPRGSVPEEEYEEVRAELKAELEAMEGPDGRKVADRVVTKEDAFRGDHDDIAPDLVVIPNHGFDLKSGFKGGDEVFAKGPRNGMHSFDNACLFVDDDDASISDADLYDIAPTVLDLLEIETDRSDFDGASLV
- a CDS encoding cytochrome P450, yielding MSQDGKPRSRPVGGDDPPSTPDRTATDGESAVDETLPLPPYPPNLGHPRLHFLHQMRDVYDFGEKALLTRDVIRTRLPGEGDVYTLAHPEHAKRVLLTQREAFEKSDDFSIAFGEGLLTVEGEEWRQQRDLLQPLFARDSVMDYADGMVAQIRRRSDRWSDGDRFDLQAELTDMTLDVLFATVLGRELALDGDHRIRRAAERLHDWFVPTSYLLPRWVPTPARRRFRAGKATLQREAQRLLEEKAGDAPTDPAEAEDLLSLLVGLREAGVTDSGMLSDERLRDQMVTIIFAGHDTTTTSLTFAFWALANDPEVRERFHAEVDALDGPPTLDDVDELPVTERVITETLRMFPPVYSLPRRSTKTTVFDGYRVPAESRVILPIRAIQRDARFFDDPDVFRPERWDGDLRGELHDFAYAPFGGGPRICIGREFALLEAKLALATIGREYDLYWLGENDPDGEPPVSPEMTTRMETGQEFVVVER
- a CDS encoding PadR family transcriptional regulator produces the protein MSEAQTASPDPGVSRELTAFQQNILTILAEEPRYGLAIKRELEAYYGDEVNHGRLYPNLDDLVEMGLVEKSELDKRTNEYGLTDEGFEAVLDQLSWTFSKVVTDDGRAGELHDLVDQFN
- a CDS encoding YgaP family membrane protein, with protein sequence MTEPNVGGLDRIARVGVGAILAVVGFSLLLAGPLPLYYGAAVLLAAVVLLTTAATQRCLLNEALGRNTCERPTAAE
- a CDS encoding polysaccharide deacetylase family protein, translating into MGDLDRYLGTGDENPDDGNDTVPQTDEPTPTDDGEEGEDGELLIDFEDGVDDWYDLDTYGSFEATNDVKNGEGGIRLLADEAEPYVGAVKAFSEPVDLRGKTLSVSFRAKNPQIHRLEVQPVAPDQGNVLRLNRTHTGPTNHWMTLDMGATGERGDPDLGEVYELRLIGRQRSQGQAIDMAIDEIRVHDAPDTGKVMLTWDDCHHTHTRAFDIMEEFGFPGVDGVITHAVGASSRLDVSELREMNSSGWDIVSHPHPENNGSAVLTEENWTETEQRDIIEKSINWLETRGFEDGAKYHIAPGNIRDATNMELLREYHAGSISYGGGNVGLPVNDPHAVGRIDGTSVEAVKNSVDLAEKYNQLVAPMWHSIGDNGEDFDISEDDYRELLEYIDDADVDVVTMSDLVD
- a CDS encoding helix-turn-helix transcriptional regulator; translated protein: MTDDDVARFLADSPDRRRVLTRLADEPGTPAELASALPLSRRSVQRHLGQFADRDWVAKRDGAYHLTTTGELVVAEHTAYLEALQGIDDHGDVYRHLPDADHAPDPRWLDDATVTRASTEAPQAPVHSYLDSVRDFETDRVRMISPVLSRLFHDVHADLALEGTHTELVLSAATIDRARELNPTEFEIVVSVGVLDLYRHPDDVAFRTHARRRPRPAGRLRRRGAAAGLHRVDCSRVLPVGRGAVRAVPRRVRTGRPATVAAVRPRLRGVTTANLGIPRRGGRSDNGWHSGRQLS
- a CDS encoding response regulator, with translation MSNRRGEPADVLLVEDNPGDVRLTQEAFREGRIQTTIHVATDGVEAMKFLEQTGEYADAPRPDIVLLDLNLPRKNGDEVLEEMKADPELDHIPVIVLTSSAAEEDVAKLYDCNANAYLTKPVDPDEFIETVRTLEEFWLSVVRLPQHDA
- a CDS encoding inorganic diphosphatase codes for the protein MAGANLWEDLETGPNPPEEIYAVVECLKGERNKYEYDKDIPGVVLDRVLHSNVHYPSDYGFIPQSYYDDEDPFDVLVLVEDQTFPGCVVEARPVALMKMDDDGEQDDKVIAVPTEDPRYDHIEDLEDITQQQLDEIEEFFETYKNLEEGKEVETQGWEDRQAAYDAIEHSQDLYEEHFQ